A region from the Nonlabens sp. YIK11 genome encodes:
- a CDS encoding DNA translocase FtsK translates to MTRKKSTTKKKATGKTNSLSMPSFKLSRLQEVIVGFFLIALGIVFLLSFTSFLLTWRSDQSILGRLTERELEAQNWLSKLGAWLGNVFVYDGFGIAAFSIAILLIITGTYLFAAKRGAFSLSRKRISLLWVWGLPLMLWLSVFFGFFHKSLPLLGGMVGMELNDFMQDYIGLIGTIIVMAFLALIYLTLRLGVTPEKISSYFKRKSAQVKEGFDPLDNIEATDEETDWKTNTIEGQTIGDDNVDLTDITIIEDDEEEIPEPVLKTEPVSPIITSIPATGDGDDIGMDIEQTVDEEEVFDNKASKLVQDFGEFDPTLELSNYQFPPIDLLKDYTKGKTITINEQELQANKDRIVDTLKNYKIGIAKITATVGPTVTLYEIVPEAGVRISKIKNLEDDIALSLAALGIRIIAPIPGKGTIGIEVPNQNPSIVSMRSVIASPKFQNAEMALPIAFGKTISNETFVVDLAKMPHLLMAGATGQGKSVGLNAVLTSLLYSKHPAEVKFVLVDPKKVELTLFNKIERHYLAKLPDSEEAIITDNSKVINTLNSLCIEMDQRYDILKEAMCRNIKEYNAKFKARKLNPANGHKFLPYIVLVVDEFADLIMTAGKEVETPIARLAQLARAIGIHLIIATQRPSVNVITGMIKANFPARVSFRVQQKVDSRTILDSGGADQLIGRGDMLYTSGNEIIRIQCAFVDTPEVEKITDFIGSQKAYPDAHLLPEYVGEEGGTSLDISIEERDAKFKEAAEIIVVAQQGSASLLQRKLKLGYNRAGRIIDQLEAAGIVGGFEGSKARQVLIPDLASLEVFLNAEKQN, encoded by the coding sequence ATGACCCGCAAAAAATCAACTACTAAAAAGAAAGCCACAGGCAAGACCAATTCCCTATCCATGCCATCCTTTAAACTATCTCGTTTACAGGAAGTTATTGTAGGTTTTTTTCTCATTGCTCTAGGTATCGTCTTTTTACTATCGTTCACCTCATTCCTACTTACCTGGCGCAGCGATCAAAGCATTTTGGGACGACTCACAGAACGTGAGCTGGAAGCTCAAAACTGGCTCAGCAAACTTGGTGCATGGTTGGGCAACGTTTTCGTTTATGACGGGTTCGGTATTGCGGCTTTTTCCATCGCCATTCTACTCATTATTACAGGAACTTATTTATTTGCAGCAAAGCGTGGAGCGTTTTCGCTTTCGCGAAAGCGAATTTCCCTTCTATGGGTTTGGGGTCTGCCGCTCATGCTGTGGCTGTCCGTATTTTTTGGGTTTTTCCACAAGAGCTTACCATTATTGGGCGGTATGGTGGGAATGGAACTTAACGACTTCATGCAAGATTACATTGGTTTGATAGGAACCATTATTGTCATGGCGTTTCTCGCACTCATTTATCTCACGTTGAGATTGGGCGTCACGCCAGAGAAAATAAGCAGCTACTTCAAACGCAAATCGGCTCAGGTTAAAGAAGGATTTGATCCATTGGATAATATTGAAGCGACTGACGAGGAAACCGATTGGAAAACCAATACCATTGAAGGCCAAACGATAGGCGATGATAATGTCGATCTCACTGACATCACAATCATTGAGGACGATGAAGAAGAAATTCCAGAACCTGTCCTAAAAACCGAACCTGTCAGTCCTATTATTACTTCTATTCCAGCCACCGGCGACGGTGATGATATAGGTATGGACATAGAGCAAACGGTCGATGAAGAGGAAGTGTTTGACAATAAGGCTTCAAAGTTGGTGCAGGATTTTGGCGAATTTGATCCAACCCTGGAATTAAGCAACTACCAGTTCCCGCCTATTGATCTTTTAAAGGATTATACTAAAGGTAAAACCATCACCATCAATGAGCAGGAACTGCAAGCGAACAAAGATCGCATCGTGGACACGCTCAAGAATTACAAAATAGGCATTGCCAAAATCACAGCTACTGTTGGACCTACGGTAACACTGTATGAAATCGTACCAGAAGCTGGTGTACGTATCTCTAAAATCAAGAATCTAGAGGACGATATCGCTTTATCACTTGCGGCACTTGGAATTAGAATCATCGCTCCCATTCCAGGTAAAGGTACTATAGGTATTGAGGTACCTAATCAAAACCCTTCTATTGTATCCATGCGATCTGTGATTGCATCGCCTAAGTTCCAAAATGCAGAAATGGCGCTGCCTATCGCTTTTGGAAAGACCATCAGCAACGAGACCTTTGTCGTGGATCTTGCCAAAATGCCTCACCTACTCATGGCTGGTGCTACAGGTCAAGGGAAATCGGTAGGATTGAATGCGGTGCTAACCTCACTACTCTATTCAAAACATCCAGCCGAAGTCAAATTCGTACTGGTAGATCCTAAAAAAGTAGAATTAACGCTCTTCAATAAAATCGAGCGTCATTATCTCGCAAAACTTCCAGACAGCGAGGAAGCTATCATTACCGACAACTCCAAAGTTATCAATACACTCAATAGTCTGTGTATCGAGATGGACCAGCGGTATGACATCTTGAAAGAGGCCATGTGCCGTAACATCAAGGAGTATAATGCAAAGTTTAAGGCTAGAAAACTGAACCCAGCAAATGGTCACAAGTTCCTACCATATATAGTATTGGTCGTGGACGAGTTTGCAGACCTGATCATGACCGCTGGTAAAGAGGTAGAAACGCCTATCGCGAGATTGGCACAACTGGCTCGAGCCATTGGGATTCATTTGATCATTGCAACCCAGCGACCATCGGTTAATGTGATTACCGGTATGATCAAGGCCAACTTCCCAGCACGTGTGTCATTTAGGGTACAACAAAAAGTCGATTCCAGGACCATTCTGGACAGTGGTGGCGCAGATCAATTGATCGGTCGTGGTGACATGTTGTACACCTCTGGAAATGAGATCATCCGTATTCAATGTGCCTTTGTGGACACGCCAGAAGTGGAGAAAATTACAGATTTTATAGGCTCACAAAAGGCTTATCCAGACGCTCATCTCTTACCAGAATACGTAGGCGAGGAAGGTGGCACAAGTCTTGATATTAGTATAGAAGAGCGTGATGCTAAGTTCAAGGAAGCCGCCGAAATTATCGTGGTAGCACAACAAGGTAGCGCCTCATTATTGCAACGTAAGTTAAAACTGGGCTACAATCGTGCCGGTAGAATTATTGACCAACTGGAGGCCGCTGGAATCGTAGGTGGTTTTGAAGGTAGTAAAGCCCGTCAGGTGCTTATTCCAGACTTAGCGTCGCTAGAAGTATTTTTAAATGCAGAA
- the tpx gene encoding thiol peroxidase, translating into MATITLSGNEIHTVGSLPEVGSQAPDFELLKDDLSTTTLADFKGSRVVFNIFPSIDTDVCATSVRNFNKRATDLENTKVVSVSRDTPFALKRFTKDEDTNNVMNLSDIRTGEFGESYGLTIVDGPFEGFHSRAVVVVDENGKVIYNQQVPEIGQEPDYLEALKSLL; encoded by the coding sequence ATGGCAACGATTACATTAAGCGGTAATGAAATACACACCGTAGGTTCACTTCCCGAAGTAGGATCACAAGCTCCAGATTTTGAATTACTAAAGGATGACCTTTCTACCACAACCCTAGCCGATTTTAAAGGCAGTCGCGTGGTGTTCAATATTTTCCCAAGTATTGACACAGACGTTTGCGCCACATCAGTGCGCAACTTTAATAAACGTGCGACAGATTTAGAAAATACAAAAGTGGTGAGTGTTTCTAGGGATACACCTTTCGCTCTCAAGAGATTTACTAAGGACGAAGACACTAACAACGTCATGAATTTGAGCGATATTAGAACAGGAGAATTTGGTGAGAGCTATGGCTTGACCATTGTCGATGGACCTTTTGAAGGTTTCCATTCTAGAGCGGTAGTTGTGGTTGATGAAAATGGAAAAGTCATTTACAATCAACAAGTTCCAGAAATAGGTCAAGAACCTGATTACCTTGAAGCACTAAAATCCCTGCTATAA
- a CDS encoding hydrogen peroxide-inducible genes activator — protein MTITQLKYVLAVAQYQNFTKAANKVFVTQPTLSMQIQKLEDELDVQIFDRTKKPIELTETGKKIVQQAHNIVNESDRIQDIVDQEKGFIGGDFKIGVIPTVMPTLLPMFLMNFVNRYPKVRLRIEELTTDNIINGLLEGSIDAAIAATPLENEMIKERVLYYEPFVCYDPKNSGQENKKIKVEDINIDELLLLEDGHCFKDNVLNLCRSSKKNDDDKFTLESGSFETMIKLSDEGLGMTLLPYLNTLDLSSTKKQNLRYFEEPSPAREVSLIYHKSELKMQIIEALQGVIAGVVKGAIAFSNVQIISPLAKR, from the coding sequence ATGACCATCACACAGCTCAAATATGTCCTTGCCGTAGCCCAATACCAAAATTTCACCAAGGCGGCCAATAAGGTGTTTGTGACACAACCTACCTTGAGCATGCAAATCCAGAAGCTGGAAGATGAGTTAGACGTACAGATTTTTGACCGTACTAAAAAACCTATTGAGCTAACCGAGACTGGTAAGAAGATTGTCCAACAAGCGCATAACATTGTCAATGAAAGCGATCGCATTCAGGACATTGTCGATCAAGAAAAAGGATTTATAGGTGGAGATTTTAAAATAGGTGTGATCCCAACGGTGATGCCTACTTTATTACCTATGTTCCTGATGAACTTTGTGAACCGCTACCCTAAGGTGCGCTTGCGCATTGAAGAATTGACCACTGATAATATCATCAATGGATTGTTGGAAGGTTCTATCGATGCAGCTATTGCCGCCACGCCACTGGAAAATGAAATGATCAAGGAACGTGTCCTTTATTACGAACCTTTTGTTTGTTACGATCCTAAAAATTCTGGACAAGAGAACAAAAAAATAAAAGTAGAAGACATCAATATTGATGAACTGCTGCTGTTAGAAGATGGTCACTGTTTTAAGGATAATGTATTGAACCTATGCCGCAGCTCCAAAAAGAATGACGACGATAAATTCACGCTGGAGAGCGGTAGTTTTGAAACGATGATCAAGTTATCTGATGAAGGTCTAGGCATGACTTTACTGCCTTATTTAAATACTTTAGATCTCTCATCCACTAAGAAACAAAACCTTAGATACTTTGAAGAACCATCTCCTGCTAGAGAAGTGAGTTTGATTTATCATAAATCAGAACTTAAAATGCAGATCATTGAGGCCCTACAAGGCGTCATTGCTGGTGTAGTAAAGGGCGCAATCGCCTTTAGCAACGTACAGATTATAAGTCCATTAGCTAAAAGATAA
- the menA gene encoding 1,4-dihydroxy-2-naphthoate octaprenyltransferase, whose protein sequence is MKNKTQAWISAARPRTLPLSISGILVGSAYAYLDIAFAKASYNVFDGPYNHIPVIYFNWWIPILALLTTLGFQILSNFANDYGDGVKGTDNDERIGPMRAIQSGIIKPPEMKRVMIITSVLTFLCAVALIYVSLGLEQLLISLFFLVLGIAAIWAAIKYTVGDNAYGYRGLGDVFVFIFFGPVSVMGIYFLITSVLDWSFILPSFTIGLLSVAVLNLNNMRDIESDKKSGKNTIPVKLGLKKSKRLHFTYLIIAFVSMMLFLWIQFIKSGSLELSVSYVLFLPILAFIPLLKHLLTVRSIASSILLDPELKKVALSTFLLAILSIVSVIVVS, encoded by the coding sequence TTGAAGAATAAAACCCAAGCCTGGATCAGTGCAGCCAGACCACGTACGTTGCCTTTGAGTATTAGTGGCATTCTTGTGGGTAGTGCCTATGCTTATCTGGATATCGCTTTCGCGAAAGCGAGCTATAATGTGTTCGATGGACCATACAATCATATACCGGTCATTTATTTCAACTGGTGGATTCCTATTCTAGCCTTATTAACAACGCTAGGTTTCCAGATTCTATCCAATTTTGCCAATGACTATGGCGATGGAGTTAAGGGAACCGATAATGACGAGCGCATAGGTCCCATGAGAGCCATTCAAAGCGGCATCATCAAACCACCAGAAATGAAGCGTGTGATGATCATTACTTCTGTCCTCACTTTTTTATGTGCCGTTGCCCTGATTTATGTGAGCTTGGGACTGGAGCAACTTTTGATTTCTCTTTTCTTCTTAGTTCTTGGCATCGCGGCGATATGGGCGGCTATAAAATACACCGTTGGCGATAATGCCTATGGCTATCGAGGCCTTGGCGATGTTTTTGTATTTATATTTTTTGGCCCGGTAAGCGTGATGGGTATTTACTTCTTGATTACTTCGGTTCTGGATTGGAGTTTTATCCTACCATCGTTTACAATCGGGTTATTGAGTGTTGCGGTACTTAATCTGAACAACATGCGAGATATTGAAAGTGATAAGAAATCTGGAAAGAATACCATTCCCGTAAAGTTGGGATTGAAAAAATCAAAAAGGTTGCATTTCACTTACCTTATAATAGCTTTCGTCTCCATGATGCTGTTTCTATGGATACAGTTTATTAAATCGGGCAGTTTAGAACTATCCGTATCGTATGTGCTGTTCTTACCTATACTGGCTTTCATACCACTACTAAAACATCTGTTGACCGTTAGGAGCATAGCTTCTTCCATACTTCTGGATCCCGAATTGAAAAAAGTAGCCTTGTCTACCTTTCTTCTAGCCATTCTATCTATTGTAAGTGTTATAGTAGTTAGCTAA
- a CDS encoding diacylglycerol kinase, whose product MGFKQFIKGRLKGCVYAFNGAATLIKTEPSIQVQIFLSIIVTAMGFYFQITTTQWMFQCFAIGLVLTAEGINSAIEAVADFIHPDFHVKIGHIKDIAAGAVFFAAVIATIIGLIIYIPYFQDLIQPLFA is encoded by the coding sequence TTGGGGTTTAAACAATTTATAAAAGGAAGATTAAAGGGTTGTGTCTATGCTTTTAACGGCGCCGCAACCCTTATTAAAACAGAACCTAGCATACAGGTTCAAATATTTCTGTCCATTATAGTAACCGCAATGGGCTTCTACTTCCAGATCACGACAACCCAATGGATGTTCCAGTGTTTTGCGATAGGATTAGTACTCACTGCCGAAGGTATTAACAGCGCCATCGAGGCCGTAGCAGATTTTATACATCCAGATTTTCATGTCAAAATAGGCCATATTAAAGATATCGCCGCTGGTGCCGTGTTCTTTGCAGCAGTTATTGCTACCATCATTGGCCTCATCATCTACATTCCCTATTTTCAAGATTTGATACAACCTTTATTTGCATAA
- the holA gene encoding DNA polymerase III subunit delta, which produces MSDLNNILTSIKAKKYAPVYFLYGDEPYFIDQISDAIENSVLDESERGFNQMVLYGKDAKVDEIIESAKRFPMMAPYQVIIVKEAQHLSSKLTQMESYMENPSATTILVFNFKYKKPDGRTKVFKNIKKNGVVFESKTVYDNQMPNWISGHLKEMGYSIEPKATQMLVEFIGNDLSRISNELEKLTIVHDKSQPITPQAIEENIGFSKDFNNFELRKALGNRDTVKVHRIINYFSENPKDNPIVLTTAQLHSFFVQLLKVHALNDRSPKSVARAAGINPFFVQELLVAVRNYPMKYCSRAIQIIREMDVKSKGVGAIQMPQADLLKETMVKIMAP; this is translated from the coding sequence ATGAGTGATCTCAATAATATTCTTACCAGCATCAAGGCAAAAAAATATGCACCTGTCTATTTTCTCTATGGTGACGAACCCTACTTTATTGATCAGATAAGTGACGCGATCGAAAACTCTGTCCTTGATGAATCTGAAAGAGGTTTTAATCAAATGGTCTTATATGGTAAGGATGCCAAAGTGGATGAGATCATCGAGAGCGCCAAACGTTTCCCCATGATGGCACCTTATCAAGTGATCATTGTGAAAGAAGCCCAGCATTTGAGTTCAAAGCTTACGCAGATGGAAAGCTATATGGAAAACCCATCTGCCACGACGATCTTGGTATTCAATTTTAAGTACAAGAAACCTGACGGTCGCACTAAAGTCTTTAAAAACATCAAGAAAAATGGTGTCGTATTTGAAAGCAAAACCGTCTATGACAACCAGATGCCTAACTGGATCAGTGGGCACCTCAAGGAAATGGGGTATTCCATCGAACCCAAGGCGACCCAAATGCTGGTGGAATTTATAGGCAATGATCTGAGCAGAATAAGCAATGAGTTGGAAAAACTCACTATCGTGCACGATAAAAGCCAGCCCATTACACCACAAGCTATTGAAGAAAACATAGGTTTCTCAAAAGACTTCAACAACTTTGAGTTGCGCAAGGCTTTGGGAAATCGGGATACGGTAAAGGTGCATCGCATCATCAATTATTTTTCAGAGAACCCTAAGGACAATCCGATTGTGCTCACCACTGCGCAACTTCACAGCTTTTTTGTACAGTTGCTCAAGGTGCATGCCTTAAACGATCGGTCGCCTAAAAGTGTGGCTCGTGCAGCCGGAATCAATCCGTTTTTTGTGCAGGAACTGCTCGTGGCCGTGCGTAATTATCCCATGAAATATTGCAGTCGTGCGATCCAGATCATACGTGAAATGGACGTGAAGTCTAAAGGTGTAGGCGCCATACAAATGCCGCAAGCAGATTTACTGAAGGAAACCATGGTAAAAATCATGGCACCTTGA